TTCAAACGCCCAAGCATTAATCTGATCGGAGAGGCCATAAAaccgattaatcgcccattaatcggcgattaaacgcgatttttagaacactgctcaCATGAATGCCTCTTTTTCCCCCAATGCACAATCAAATTAGATAGTGGGTTTGATTTCACATCATAAAGGATATCGTTATAGAAGAACATTAGGATACCATGTGGCGGTAggctcaataattttttcttgttcaaactttatttacttaaactTCTAagatgtatttttaataaatgcaaaaaaaaaaaataaaatcatacaGTTTCATCGTTATTGCCTTGAATCCAGAAGCATTTCGTTTGCGTCGAATGTCGATGACATCAAAAGCATTAATTCCGCGGCTGCCTTGAAAAATCCTACTATTTttacagtaatgctacacacacagcaaatgtgcacagattttgtgcacagattttttgtggggtccactacggATCACATACAAATAAatcgaaccgttcattaaatgtaaaacattttttcaaaggcctccgcaaaaaatcagctcaatccgatactcatagatgcttgattcaatcatttaacttttcattcgaatcttaggataatgaaaagttaaatgattgaatcaaacacttatagatatcagattgagctgattttttgcaggggcccttgaaaaaatgttttacattttcattcgaatctcaggataatgaaaagttaaatgattgaatcaaacatttatagatatcggattgagctgattttttgcaggggcccttgaaaaaatattttacatttaatgaacggctcggattatttgtatggaacccgtagtgggccccacaaaaaatctgtgcacaaaatctgtacaCTTTTGCTGTGTGCGTAGCATTTCTGCTATTTTTATCAAGCATGTATCGTCATTACTGACGATAGTGAGTCATGGGGTCCACTTTGTATTGGGCTACCTCAATTGGCATCTCCCAGTTTTAACATCAACTCATCAGTCtaacatatactccctccgtcccttttatTCCACTTCGTAAatctaatttattaaaaaaatatcatcattacatatttcatatcaacttttacctcaattttccctacttactctctatggagacattatcattacatttttacccactaactttacaaaatggacacttattaagggacaatccaaaatgaaatactggactttaaaaaggtGACAATGGGAGTATAATTTTTATACAATCGGATGTCCGGATTAACTTGCACGTAGGTCAAGTATACCTCTTTCAATATACACTTACACACCGACAAAACAAAGGTGTCCTTATGGGTACGGGGCCTCCCgtggttttgaattttcataattaagggggtgtttggcaattgaatttttggatttttggattctactttttaaattttgagtgTTTGGCAACTGAAATTGAGAATAGATTTTGGGAGAATAAATTTCGGATTTTGGGTTTAGGAGCCAAAAACTAAAATCTGGGTTGGAGGAGTTTTTCGGATtctcattttcttatttttgggtCTATTACGAAAATACCCATAATTCTCCCTTCATTTTACCATATTTGCCCCTCCCTCCTTATCCATTTTCTTCTCATCTGTTCACCACACATCCGACACCcattgaggagagagagagagagagagagagagaagagaggagaaacgAGAAGCATTTCACAACAAAAAAGCTCAGAGAAAGGGTCGTGCTCGTACACGGTGTGTTGCCGGAGCAGATCTAGACCACCTCTCATCAACTTTTTGTACCCAATCTTCAGTTATTACTTTAGAATAATAGACTTCAATAATAAACAGCCCACAAAAACTATTGaataataaagtaaaaaaagaagaagaaaaaaacgcAAGTGACACATGTTATAAGAACATACTAAAGACAAAGGGCAATATGGAAAAAAtgcaatccataattcattctcaacaatcatctaccaaactctattacaatttcaaaatacattctgcacaaatctcccaaacactCTATCATACTTAATATACATTTTGGccataattcaaaaagccaaaaagttaaaaatgaaaagccaaaaagtaagctttcaaacaccccctaagtaatttttttttaaaatatcaaaactATACATGGTGGACTCCACCAATTAAAAAATGGTGGACACGAAAAGGCATTTTCAACTATCAATATTGTCAGAACTAGGTTTGGAATGGAGGATAAGTTTCATACAAATACTTTGGTTATATTTATTGAGAATGAAATTGCTACAAAAAATAGTTCCAACTCAATCATAGATCCAGACGTTGATGTATCTTTGAATTCCCTTTCGATACATCCTTGAGGTACAACGTATtgagaaacttttttgttttaatctttTAGTTGTTTTTGATTTGTTAAGAGCATTTAGATATTGTGATTTGTTAAGAGCACTTCGATATTGTGTTTTGCACGCTCTTTTTATTATTggtcatttcaattttttatattttgaaccttgaaatttgaaaatcttattattcatGTTCTGACCGACCCTCATCGTATATAAAATCCTAGTTTCGTCCCTTACACTTACACATAAGTTTCAGCCACCGTGAGTGAAAGGCCTCATGCAAGAGATAGACCACAATTGTTCAATTCATCACAACGCCGTGAAATAGTTGATCCTACCATGAAAATAATTTGCACCAACTTCTATCTAACTTTATCGCTCCGGTTCGAAAATTTAACAAATCAGGATTTCACGTATTGCAAAccattacttcctccgtcccaaaatattgtgtgtgtttcattttttggaCGTCTcgaaaaattgtttatatctttgaATGTATAacattttatatattcaatatgaatcttgtttgatgaATCTTAATTAATTCTCTCATACCATGCACAACGAATTGGAgcggagggagtatattacAATTATTTACATATGGAATTACAAAGAGAGCATCTCCCCTCCTCATGTCCTGAGAGACTCACATCAACCCCATCATTTGAAAAAGAGGCCAAAAAAGCAGAGACCTACCAATTAAAATTCACTGTGGGGAGCGTTGGGGGTTCTTTGAAGGCTGACGAGAGAGAAATATGCTCCCTCGGGTCCCTTACCCAACAAAGAAGAGTGGGTTCCTTTCTCCACCACCTCCCCTTTATTCAAAACCGCAATCATATCGCAATTTTGGATTGTATTCAACCTATGGGCCACAACCACACTAGTCCTCCCTACCATCACACGCACGAGCGCATCTTGTACAACTTGCTCCGATTGGCTATCAAGTGCACTAGTCGCCTCGTCTAGTAACAGAATTGCTGgatttttcaaaatagcacGGGCTATTGCAATACGTTGCTTTTGTCCACCCGACAATTGCAATCCTCTATCCCCACACCACGTATCATACCCGTCTTCTAGGCAAACAATGAAATCGTGAGCATTGGCTGCCTTAGCCACCTCAATGACCTCCGATTCGTCAATCTTACCTGATGCACTGTAAGTGATGTTATCTCGAATGGACCCCGCAAACAAAGTTGGCTCTTGACTAACAAGTGCAATGTGTTTCCGTAGGGATCTCAGATGGTATGATCTAATATCGCGACCATCTATTTTCACTACACCTTTAAGTGGATCGTAGAATCGCTCGATCAATCCAACGATGGTTGATTTCCCAGAGCCACTTTCTCCAACCAAAGCAGTTGATTTCCCTGCTTCAATGTTGATCGAAAAGACGTTGAAGACCATCACTTCTGGCCTAGCCGGGTATGCAAATTGGATGTCGCACAGCTCCACATGGCCTGTTATATTGTCAGGCTTGTATCCTTCAGGGTCGTCAGGCTCAATACGTGTATACCGATCCAGCACGGCAAAAACTGACTTGACTGAATCAGATCCTTTCGCAAGGTCGTTAGTCATGGTCCCTGCGTCGGCAATAATTCGACCCGTGCTTACTAAGATCATGAAGGTCTCAAACAGGGCTTTGGACCCAATGTAGCCTTGGGAGATGAGCTTTGCACCATACCAAAAGTCTAAAGCCCAAGTGCATGCCATGAGGCTTTGGGAGATACTAAGCCCAATACCAGCGAACCATGATTGTCGGATGCTTTCACGTCGTGGGCCTTCTTGGGCCTTTTCAAGCATTTTGAGGACTCGAGCCTGAGAAGAGAATGCGGTGACAGTCCGGAGGTTGGAGACTGCTTCAGCAGCCAGCTTGCTGCTTTCGTCTTGGGCCTTCATGGCCTTGTTGGACATGTTCTTGAGAAAGACGCGCTTAAAGTAGAAGCAGAGGATGACAAGGGGTTGAACTGCTATCATAACCGATGCGAGCCTCCATGCGATGACCAGGCCCATGGTGCAAGCTATGGTTACTGCCGACAaagtttggataatgagtgcCATCCTATCGCCCACTAGAGATCTCACCTACAAAAttgtgaacaaaaaaaaaactgcatcgTGACTTGCAAtttcaattgagagagagagagagagagagagcataccaCATTCGCATCTTTAGCGAGCCGAGAGCAAATAGCACCACTAGAATTCTCATCCTGATCAAACCACCCAACTTCAAACGTCAAAATCTTGGACAACATCCTCTCTCTAATCCTCTTCGTCAAATGTTCCCCCATGTACGCAAAGTTATAATGCTGGATTACATTAATCAACAGCGATGAAATCGCCAACCCAACGAAACACAACGAATAAATCCTCATCTTATACTTGATCTCATTGTGATCCAGCAAGAAAAAAACCGAAATCACCGATCCCAGTGCATAAGCATAAAGCGGTTGAATTGCACCGAATAAAACCGCACTTATGCATGCCATTATCCCTTGCCTCCACTCGGGTAAATTCATCACCAAAAGCCTTCTAAATGAGGGAACAGGAAAATCTCGGTCTGCTCTATCTGTAGAAGAATTGTTGAATCTCTGGCTTAGTGTGGGTGAGTTTGTTGAACTGGATCGACTCAGAATCGACAATCTctgattgttgttgttgtttgaaTCCATTGTTGGATTATTTGACGAAGTTGAGGCTTCATTTGATGTAGTTTCTCCTCTGTTCTTCTCTGTTTGTTGGTGGCGGACTAGGGATGCATATAGGCCGTTTTCATGGTAGATTAGTTCCTCAGGTGAGCCGGTTTCCATTACCTGTATGAAATtttctataagcatacttgtatAATAACCATCCCGGTTCAAGAATCAAAATCTTTCGAATTAGCGATATCTAGTTTGATTCCTCATGGGATGCAAAATTAGACAAGCCGTAGAGAATCGTCACGTAAGAGGATCTTTTCATTATTACCATACAAAGTAACTTTTGATTACTGATCTGGCATGAGATCTTGGGTGTGAGAGTTTGTTTTTATAGTCATCATTAATTACCTGGCCATTTTGGACGACAGCAATGATGTCGGCGTTTCGAATGGTGGAGAGGCGGTGAGCAATGACGATAGTTGTGCGTCCCACGGCGGCGTTGTCAAGTGCTTCTTGCACGACACGCTCTGATTCCGAGTCCAACGCGCTTGTGGCCTCGTCAAGTAAGAGGATGCGCGGTGCCTTAATTAAGGCGCGAGCTATTGCGATTCGTTGCTTTTGTCCCCCTGACATTTGAACTCCTCCCTCACCCACCTAATCCAAAGCATAATTATATTCTCGTAAGTGTAATAAATTGCGTATAAGCACCGCAAACAAATTACTATAGAGTATTTGTGCATGATGCTCCCTGATGTGTCATTACAGAGTTTctgttttgtattattttttattaatgataAGAAAACATTTCTTtgctaataaaaataaaaataaaacgagGATAACGACCACTAAAAGCAAGGAGAGAACAAACCTGGGTATCATAACGCTGAGGCAGCTGAGAAATGAAGTTATGAGCATTAGAAGCTTTAGCAGCAGCAATGATCTCTTCCATATCTGCATCTTCCTTCCCAAATAGTATGTTCTCTTTAATACTTGTAGCAAATAGAGCTGGCTCTTGACTCACCAACCCCATCTGAGCTCTCAACCACTTCAACTGTAGCTTATCGATGGCGACTCCGTCGAGACAAATCTCTCCCCCCATTGGATCATAAAACCGTTGCAAAAGGGCGATCACCGTTGATTTTCCAGACCCACTTCCGCCGACTAACGCCGTTGTTAACCCCGCTGGTATTTTGAGGTTGAAGTTTTGGAAAATGGAAGTTTCGGGTCGCGATGGGTAGGTGAATTCGACGTTTTTGAATTCGATGTTGCCCGAAATATTTTCCAGAACTTCTCCGTCCATGTTATCGGAGTCGATTTTGGGTACTCTTTTTATTATTTCCAATATTCTCTCCCCTGCTGCAGATGCTTCAGAAAAGTACTTTAGGTTTGGTAAACCAGCACCTAGTGACCTGATCAAGAAAATTGAGACCACCTTTCAAGAATTGTTCATGGGCTGAAAAGCAACTAAATTGGTAAGCCCTTCTTCGTTGGCATGAAAAGCAACTAAAAATTTTCTACGTGCTGAATATTCATGGGCTCTCTTCAATATTTTCGGATCTCTCAAGGAATtggggcggttccgggaactcttaaaaaaacttctaaaaaaaccccccaaatcttaatctcatagttcccaatcaaattttgatgattcaagccgctcaatacgttcagaatgtgattttaagggtgcccgcgagaaattggcaaaaacaATAACCAGGAAGGGCtttatttgagcagttttttattgaaccgttcaataaagttcaataaaaaactgttcggttgaaaccttttccggtcatttttttgctgatttttcgcgagtacccttaaaatcaagttttgattacattgagcggctcggatcatcaaaattcgatcgggaacttggggggtttagaggtttttttaaggatttCCGGAACTGCCCCGTTTTTTcatttatgatatttttcatgtgatgtgaatattgtttgatagatcttaaataattttgtcaaataaagttttcaaactaaaacaTTTATAGATTTTGAAATATAGGCAATTTTTTAAGTGGCACAACAGCCCAAAAGGAACAAGcaatttggaatggagggagtacaaaattGTAGAGatccacataaaaaaaaaagagtgaaaagaaagaaataatgtTCAgtcttaaaaattacaaaattgtaGAGATCcacataataataaaaaaaaagagtgaaaagaaagaaataatgtTCAGTCTTAAAAATAACAAAGATACCCATTAAGAATCATAATCTCAACGCAAAAACCCCATCGATATGAACTTACAAGAGTGGTATCTGTTTAGTcgaatgtttttctttttggaacaaAAGTCAAGTCAATTGTTTTTTATCCCTCGAGGAAAAAACATGTTGTCTAATATCATTTGTTtctaagagaataaattctttacaccgccggtgtaaacatttatttcctttaaatcaattgcattgcgacacATGTTAAAATAGTGGtcctaattaataaaatatggcgacgtggcgcaatgcaattgatttggaggaaacaaatgtttacaccagcgatgtaaagaatttattctcttgttCGTAATTGATTTATGATTTAACGTTAAAGCATTCGAATATGAGAGGGAGTTTGAAAGGTTTTTTTAATACTTTATTGTTAACTTTTGTATCCTATATAgtgcagggaaaaaaaatatgagaataaaCTTTATTAGGAAGATCTCAGAAAGAGTTAAGAGAGATATGGTTCTATACTTCTATTATTAGTAAATACTCTTGGTAATTATTATAGataatgcaaaaagaaaaagaatggtcataaaaaaatgtttggagAGTAGATACATACAGTCCTCCCCAGATGATGGAAGCACCCACCGCGAAAACATGGCCACCGCTAGCGTTATGGTACATAATCAATCTGCTACCATAATAAGCCATGAAGGACCAAATTACAAAAACTATGCCATTGCTACCCATGGCTAAGCCTTTTGCCAATCCTTGCCTTAGCCCCAGCTCCATAGTCCCTTGAAGGGCAAGAGAGTAATTTTCAATGGTCTTTCTCTCAGCAACAAAGGCATAAACTGTTTTGATAGAAGAGAGTGCTTGTACTGCTACTGTGCCTGCCTTGTTGTATTCCACCTTCATTTTTCTGGCTATTCCCATTAATGCCCTTCCATACATCAGACCAGGGATTACAAGAAATATCACAAAAGGAAACGCCACAATTGCTAGCCTCCATAGAATTGCAAATGCCACTATGTAGGCCCCAACGAATGTGAATAAGTTCATCAAGAACACTGGAACCTGTATTGATGATATAGAAAACAATTAGGCATTCAActttagaaacaaaaaatttatgcaAAAACTCTTCCAAGTGAAATATCATAACAGAAATGCTATGTGCACAATCATCTGAATACAACCTCTCATATATACATGGGTCCCACATGTTAaatgtgtgtgggacccacgtGCATGTATGTGAGGGATTGTTTttgatgttgtgtttggatggttGTGCACCTAGCATCTCTCtaatttggaaaaagaaactcattCTTGTGAGATTCTGCGAAATCAATGGCAGAAAACTAGTAGTCTTGGGTTAGTTTCTTGCTAACCTAAGATTTGGGTCTTAGGTGTTAGATGATAGTTTTTAGCTTTGCTTAGAATTTAATGTCATCATCCCCTgtcattttaatctttgtaacaatttcaagaattaatataaaaaaaattgcccttcaaaaaaaaaaaaaaaccgtaggGCCCTAGCGCCACCCAATTTCGTCTAAAGTAATATGAACCATTcaatttacttcaaaaatatttttaggataatgattattttataaattgttATTATCTTGTAATCTATAAGATTCGTACGTATAATGACATCGATAATTTGACATTGTTTATATACGAACAATTTTCAATTCCAAGAACTACATAATAGGGGCCAATATTTCGTTTTGGAACTCCAGAAATCAATTTTGTActcatatttgattttttttgttttttgttttttgaacatgCAAcgaagaaaaatttattaaccacAGTAAAATTACAAGTAAAGATATAGTgattaaaagaataaaaagactAGGCATCATAACGAACAAAACACATTCCAATCTACACTCAATCCACTTGCTAATCCTATGCCACTTACTACCCTAAAGTCAACCACAAGCAATACGACCAGCATGTTCATGTATTTTAAACAATCATAAAcaatttactttttcaatttgtcCTTACCAAAGGATCTAGTTTTATATTATAATACTAGTATTGGGTAAGTTAATTTTTGACCAACCTTTTCACTAATAACATCTTGAATGACAAGACTATCACTGGAAACGTTTGCAATGATTTCTGCGGTGCTTGTGACGTGCAAATCAAAGTAACCCACTTCTTGCCTTAGCACTGCCTTCAAATACCTTGATCTCATTCTTGATGCCTGTCTTTCTCCTGTTCTTGTCCAACAATACCCCTCTTCAAAAACAATAATATCCCGGGCCAATTatcagaaaataacaaaatcaaacaattacTAATAGAAACAATTAAAAGAAACCCATCAGGCCCCATATATATTAATCGCCATTTGGGAAACAGGAAaggaataaaagacaaaaaacgaAGTCAAATGTATTTAGCCTAATAATACCCACCAAAGAAACATGATATCCCTTGCATAAGCGCCACGAAGCACAACAACACTGCATTCTGTAattcaatcaaaaaattatcaatGTTTATGTCAAACtaattttgacacaaaactaatctGAGTTTTGCATATGTATATCAATGATACAAACATGTATAAATCGAGCTATATATAGGAGTTTTTGTGGTTGTTTTTGGAGGGTATTTGTTTCGGCTTGAAAATTGTGCCAGTGTAGTTtaggcacacaaaaaaaaaattaattcttgGAAATTAGATTTTGAAAACCATAATTCtagttattttttaatctaaattTCCAGAGTTGGCTTTCCTATTAAAAGATGGTTTTGTTAATTTCTAATACCCAAAATATCCCTTAATAGAGCAGTAAATACTGTATGAGGATTAGTATCGTTTACATATGTATACTCTCAATTGATATATCAGTAAATGTATCCATATGAAAGGCTCAAAATCTGTAAAACCTTGGGAAATATTTATGTAATTAATTTGAATCCTTGCTGAAAacaattttaattattcaacaCTAGACAATTACTGAAGAAAATCTAGTTCACACGTGTGTGCGTGTGCATATCTGCATGAATTAGAAAGAGCTAGCGAACCTTGTTGACGTTATGAGAGGAGATATCGGAGGCGGAAGCGCTACCGATATTGTTGATAATCTTGCTAGTGAAGAGCAACATGACGGGCATAGAAAGCCCGTCGCCGAGTGATCCGATGAATCCTAGGCCCATTAGCAGCTTATCAATGCCATCGGAATGCATGAAAATTGATCGAAATGACCTACTGCTCTTGTTTTGGTTCCCTATACCTTCCTCCCTCATTTTCCTTcctaacctctctctctctctctctatctctctcaaacaataagTAACTGAGCTAATGGTGTTTATTCAAAAAGCCGCTGTCGTTTTAACTAGTGTTAGACAGTTCGAGTTTTTATAATGTACTTAATTAATCAAGGTGAGAGGATCAAGATTAATTTGAGTTTACACTATTTTATCACGTGTCGTCATTACTGACGACTTTGTATCGGGACTACCTCAAATTGCACCTCCATGCAGTTTTAATAAACAGCTAGCAATATTTACGTCATTCAACAATCCCTCTCTCCGGCCCCCCTCTTCATTCTAACAAATATTGGTACGAGAGAGATATAGATCAGAACATAGATGTGTTCAAAATTGTTCAATGGGCGTAAATCTTGTTTGCATTATGCAAACCCTAGCACGTTGAACGATTTCGAGTCTTCTACCTCTGTCAAGATCTGTATACCCCGTCTATAGTCTTACACGTATTCTAATTATGAATAATTCTCTATTCACAGAAACTCTCAAACAAACCCCTCCTAATAGCAAGCTAGAAAGAGTTTCACAATCGTTCTTCCTTCGTTTTTAAACTCAAAACATTCATTTGTGAAAGCCAAAAACTTGACATTGGGAACACTATTTTGTCAATCCATTTGCTGCTTTAGAATTCAGGTCTTAATTCTAGAAAAAAGTTTGATGTTTCGTAAACGACCTTACTAATATCAGATTCACCTCATTATAGCGAAGGTGaacaaaatatttcaaacaaaattactaactccgatcatctttgtggaatCCGAGAAGAGTCCAAATTAAACGAATTGTATGCACCTGTACAGAGCTCAATTATGTACCCATAGCAGCGCCGGCTAAGAACCTCTCCATAAAAGTTAGTTTtccacattaatttttttctccaatcaatgtaaataaaatttaaaatcaaaTTAAGAACCAAAGAGTTATAGCAGAACAAATTAACATCCATAACCCCAGGGGTTGGCTTGGGACTTAGGTATTTGCTCCATCATAAGGTCGTCTCAGGTTTGATTCTCCTTGTTAACAACTTTTGGGATCACTTcatctgtaacgccccaaacAGACCACTCGCCTAATGCTTTGATTTGATCCACCAGTCACatcacatggcccaaaagcttaagctcaAAGTACTAGCAATAGCCCACAagatttgttatatgcccaagatcatacATGTAAATTTTCGATGTGGGACATGGTATTACATCATCTCCATgcataagcgtgtgaaacggctgtAGAAGGGGTTATAGGGATTAGTCCGAAGTGTGCGCAAGCAGACTCGGGATAtcttgcattaaaaaaaaaaaataacatccaTAAAATTTAATTCTAACTTTTAATGTAATGAATGTGTTACTTATAAAGAAGGGTAATATACCAATTGATTTGATCGCATTGGGATTgactaaaaatattttatttgcgCAAGGGAATGTTGTTGGTGGGAGATCGAGGTCATGCGGGGGTAAGGTCAACAGACAACAGCAGGTGAAgtttccttatttaaattttgtttttttgttttttgaagttTCCTTATTTAAAATTCAGTAGTGAACCACATTGACTTGCTTAATTTAGTATAGTAAGTAGATTCGCTATTTACAGATCAATGGTGTGGGTCCTTCCGTGATTGAAGAATAGTTTTTCCgctcggctaaataagtcaagtggcttatttttttgtttttattcaaaaaaatttcgtatttgttaatttttcgtcaattttttggggattattgcatcgttatGATGagagtaatctaaaaagtaaaaaattacgatcgaaatcaattttttttgaataaagagaaaaaaataagctaataagtcaattttttcgtctttattcaaaaaaaattagatttcgatcataattttttactttttaaatttctctcgtcgtgatgatgcaataatttccaaaaaattgacgaaaaagtaacaaatataaaaaaaaattgaataagaacaaaaaaataaaccatttgccttatttagccgaacggaaTGTTGGCAATTTCGGCTGACGGATATTATTATATAATCAAAGGAACCGGATCCTCATAATCAAAAGCCTCGTGTCTTGGCcgtttttcaaaacaaaattcactGATGCGCATCATCCCTATCAGGCAAGGGTGGCAAATGGACGGGTTTGGGTTAAATTGGATAAATTATAAATAGATTGGGTCTTTATTTACCCATACTCAACCCAACCCTTTTATTTAAAACCTGATCCGACCCGCCTATTAacccaattattatttttttctgaacggcattaacccaattacatatatattaaaattttagaATGACTTATATCCATGTACAttgaaatgaccatattacccatATACATCTAAATAACTGAAATACCCATGTACGATAAAATTTCCATATTATACATCTAAATGACAAACACCTAT
This DNA window, taken from Rhododendron vialii isolate Sample 1 chromosome 8a, ASM3025357v1, encodes the following:
- the LOC131298941 gene encoding ABC transporter B family member 15-like produces the protein MREEGIGNQNKSSRSFRSIFMHSDGIDKLLMGLGFIGSLGDGLSMPVMLLFTSKIINNIGSASASDISSHNVNKNAVLLCFVALMQGISCFFEGYCWTRTGERQASRMRSRYLKAVLRQEVGYFDLHVTSTAEIIANVSSDSLVIQDVISEKVPVFLMNLFTFVGAYIVAFAILWRLAIVAFPFVIFLVIPGLMYGRALMGIARKMKVEYNKAGTVAVQALSSIKTVYAFVAERKTIENYSLALQGTMELGLRQGLAKGLAMGSNGIVFVIWSFMAYYGSRLIMYHNASGGHVFAVGASIIWGGLSLGAGLPNLKYFSEASAAGERILEIIKRVPKIDSDNMDGEVLENISGNIEFKNVEFTYPSRPETSIFQNFNLKIPAGLTTALVGGSGSGKSTVIALLQRFYDPMGGEICLDGVAIDKLQLKWLRAQMGLVSQEPALFATSIKENILFGKEDADMEEIIAAAKASNAHNFISQLPQRYDTQVGEGGVQMSGGQKQRIAIARALIKAPRILLLDEATSALDSESERVVQEALDNAAVGRTTIVIAHRLSTIRNADIIAVVQNGQVMETGSPEELIYHENGLYASLVRHQQTEKNRGETTSNEASTSSNNPTMDSNNNNNQRLSILSRSSSTNSPTLSQRFNNSSTDRADRDFPVPSFRRLLVMNLPEWRQGIMACISAVLFGAIQPLYAYALGSVISVFFLLDHNEIKYKMRIYSLCFVGLAISSLLINVIQHYNFAYMGEHLTKRIRERMLSKILTFEVGWFDQDENSSGAICSRLAKDANVVRSLVGDRMALIIQTLSAVTIACTMGLVIAWRLASVMIAVQPLVILCFYFKRVFLKNMSNKAMKAQDESSKLAAEAVSNLRTVTAFSSQARVLKMLEKAQEGPRRESIRQSWFAGIGLSISQSLMACTWALDFWYGAKLISQGYIGSKALFETFMILVSTGRIIADAGTMTNDLAKGSDSVKSVFAVLDRYTRIEPDDPEGYKPDNITGHVELCDIQFAYPARPEVMVFNVFSINIEAGKSTALVGESGSGKSTIVGLIERFYDPLKGVVKIDGRDIRSYHLRSLRKHIALVSQEPTLFAGSIRDNITYSASGKIDESEVIEVAKAANAHDFIVCLEDGYDTWCGDRGLQLSGGQKQRIAIARAILKNPAILLLDEATSALDSQSEQVVQDALVRVMVGRTSVVVAHRLNTIQNCDMIAVLNKGEVVEKGTHSSLLGKGPEGAYFSLVSLQRTPNAPHSEF